One region of Dysidea avara chromosome 1, odDysAvar1.4, whole genome shotgun sequence genomic DNA includes:
- the LOC136268357 gene encoding 1-phosphatidylinositol 3-phosphate 5-kinase-like isoform X4: protein MLHPLTGLKLQSHHYQLMHYPDTLTAREITDWLVKNRHASSRGIATRLGQVLVDTKRLNIVNADQTFRDESHVFLEIGPLGRYELQGEEMATAITPQDEGTVILKGLPSLSGNYENDSTATIVATEDGYEHVTTEKMTAVTEERSTSPVGESISQFSLIEQNDIYQYIFAITSEICTEQQQKYESPLETALSSEASTVSLVELANDIEENCKLHVNNVLNQLLCQAGLSSNWYYVIQPLIMEAGYNVKPDINKGDSMNICDYVQIKKIPGGSKEHSSLIYGIVCSKNVTNKRMQTSFQNPRILLLTCSIEFERTENKLSSFDRLCSQEYEYLKNLVARIHTHKPDIIMVQGSIAKSAQDMLYELGVTLAINVKLSVLKRVARLTQGDLLISVEQLLLPITLGSCGQFYLKGFCIPEGGKKTLMCFDHCTEHLGCCVILQGASKGELRKVKEVFRFAVYAAYNACLEAQYLHATFAAIPVGGGEDIYKFPLPKRLSIRSPDCTLYPLTKWPTLPAPCNDDVPDIHNSAAATIEKSTEVGYQCKLSSATTQSEVTAVFIEDNESDFGFANLMNGQILSVSCYISFPVPHLMSSAVVGCDITRYLPSEMFWSAVFKPANTEGDTDLCDSSAVDDCASQQILTSVNLWERPVVDQQEPRGTASHSFTTCPLLLPLKSKELSHMTGTVGKVNEKMKLQSATPNKNNDEECSEVKPFSPYASRSSIASATGGLRRTSISEADRTVADGERTRWAEPERLRMEVPIDKKMKDKHIDCLTIQNHQSLSFLYWNSSRRDTQPNKYTLCMTPMLIKLPYYVGNDLSLGEFLNQMCFRSEPCLNCHQDVFSHQAHFVHYSDCLRISVFRLPTVIPGSNDIIYNWYKCKKCQQHTPHMELTKGALSYSFAKFLEMKFYDHIYVPRRTSSSQFCCQHPLGKTHIHCFCQNDIVAVFELAATNHCSTYSLVPINLLEIIMPPKVITILKHTSQKHNDWSADIKFVSRVVEGVFHRIKERLVIYGNDPSLLEVKDDYIAIKLKVERKDYRGKLKHLRELAVLGGFFPTSTLLLDDHQTEYDSYEVLMQLQDKMFMLKRSLMNTVGTWNKELNILHDFIHDPPAPRSSKPNSPRSFPVNVESDKSEVMNVEGSGDVPTVAVKQQSVRSSLVDAFYSQQSSHQSSPLTIDTVNSRIPGNGNILNDLSQYSNAMVVGSETIVNENKQLLGHKRSRSSTLDMPNLHQQQQQWVDVIKHRRSKSFDVNLNVAVKEPDQVISSPQGNGEGEGPQDEVDGPQQEHMLLEDDHEVDFSAMFSKWKGKENDDPSNYYLITEAQGSSSGSLQQLSTKPCKLLSKGSSSNFPSLTDKKHASQQSKSLDPDTPDSKLKLLDCVTVFSKALKFQPLPPPFKLNEHHTLRGGLKIPVAIYEKEPSSVIAFTLSSREYACELAKRNTQDTGKKRSCTEAKISEETVATLLPMETAAMMTNDDVDPGETSLKWNMKEQQHSHDHLKGNVQKEHIILEFSDYATKFSCKVYFAEEFRQLRELVFPYGEERFIRSLARCVKWQAKGGKSGSSFCKVVDDRFILKQMKRPEVDSFVEFANDYFKHLRRALDESRPTALAKIVGMYWISFNNSQTNDSMEGDFLVIENLLYGHKCSKVFDLKGSVSRRYVQPGKEPAGESQVYLDENFLEHIASSPIYLRSYSKAVLMKAIQEDTKFLSHHNVMDYSMLTGIDENSKELVLGMIDFVRTFTWDKLLEMWIKKYVSRGGRLPTVVSPDLYRKRFCEAMEKYFYQVPDKWSGMANENV, encoded by the exons ATGTTGCACCCACTAACTGGTTTGAAGTTACAGAGTCATCACTACCAATTAATGCATTACCCAGACACCCTGACTGCTAGGGAGATTACTGATTGGCTAGTCAAGAATAGACATGCTTCCTCAAG GGGCATAGCTACAAGGCTGGGACAAGTACTAGTAGATACTAAGAGACTAAATATAGTCAACGCTGATCAGACATTTCGTGATGAGAGCCATGTGTTCCTAGAGATTGGTCCT TTGGGTAGATACGAGTTACAAGGAGAGGAAATGGCTACAGCAATTACTCCTCAG GATGAGGGGACTGTGATTCTGAAGGGGTTGCCATCTCTCAGTGGTAATTATGAAAATGACAGTACAGCAACTATTGTTGCTACTGAAGATGGATATGAACATGTGACGACTGAAAAAATGACTGCTGTCACAGAAGAGAGGAGTACTTCTCCAGTTGGAGAGAGTATAAGTCAGTTCAGTTTAATTGAACAGAATGATATTTACCAGTATATATTTGCAATTACCTCTGAAATATGCACTGAGCAACAGCAGAAGTACGAGTCACCTTTGGAGACTGCTTTGTCTTCTGAGGCTTCGACTGTATCTTTGGTTGAACTAGCCAATGACATTGAGGAAAACTGTAAACTACATGTCAACAACGTTTTGAACCAATTGCTGTGCCAAGCAGGCTTGTCATCCAACTGGTATTATGTGATCCAGCCATTAATAATGGAGGCAGGCTACAATGTAAAACCTGATATTAATAAAGGAGACTCGATGAATATCTGTGACTATGTCCAGATTAAGAAGATCCCTGGAGGCTCTAAGGAACACTCGTCGCTTATTTATGGCATTGTCTGCTCTAAAAATGTCACAAACAAGAGGATGCAAACATCATTTCAGAATCCACGGATTCTATTGCTCACTTGCAGTATTGAGTTTGAGCGGACCGAGAACAAGCTGTCATCATTTGACAGGCTGTGCAGTCAAGAGTATGAATACCTCAAGAACTTAGTGGCcagaatacacacacacaagccgGACATCATAATGGTCCAAGGCTCAATTGCTAAGAGTGCTCAAGACATGTTGTATGAGTTAGGGGTGACGCTGGCGATTAATGTGAAGTTATCGGTGTTGAAAAGGGTGGCACGACTCACACAAGGAGACCTACTCATTTCTGTCGAGCAGTTATTGCTGCCAATCACTTTAGGAAGTTGTGGACAATTTTACTTGAAAGGCTTTTGTATTCCTGAAGGAGGCAAGAAAACGTTAATGTGTTTTGACCATTGTACTGAGCATCTTGGTTGTTGTGTAATTCTGCAGGGAGCCAGCAAAGGAGAACTGCGTAAAGTGAAGGAAGTGTTTCGTTTTGCTGTTTATGCTGCATACAATGCTTGTTTAGAAGCGCAGTACCTTCATGCTACATTTGCAGCAATTCCAGTAGGTGGTGGTGAAGACATTTACAAATTTCCATTACCAAAACGCTTATCCATTCGTAGTCCAGACTGTACATTGTATCCTTTAACTAAGTGGCCAACCCTTCCCGCCCCCTGTAATGATGATGTACCAGATATTCACAACAGTGCAGCTGCCACCATTGAAAAGTCCACTGAGGTTGGGTATCAGTGTAAACTGTCCTCTGCCACTACTCAGTCTGAAGTCACCGCGGTGTTTATTGAGGATAATGAGAGCGACTTCGGTTTTGCTAATTTGATGAATGGACAGATTTTGTCAGTATCTTGTTACATTAGCTTTCCAGTTCCTCACCTAATGTCATCTGCTGTAGTTGGCTGTGACATTACACGATACTTACCATCAGAAATGTTCTGGTCTGCTGTGTTTAAGCCAGCAAACACTGAAGGTGATACAGATTTGTGTGATAGCTCAGCAGTGGATGATTGTGCTTCACAGCAAATATTAACTAGTGTTAATCTATGGGAGAGGCCAGTGGTTGACCAGCAAGAGCCTCGAGGCACTGCCAGTCACTCGTTTACTACCTGTCCCTTATTGTTACCACTCAAGTCTAAAGAGCTAAGTCACATGACTGGGACAGTGGGAAAAGTCAACGAGAAAATGAAACTGCAATCTGCAACACCAAATAAG AATAACGATGAGGAGTGTTCAGAGGTGAAGCCATTCTCCCCATATGCCTCAAGGTCATCAATAGCAAGTGCCACTGGAGGACTACGGAGAACATCTATTAGTGAGGCGGACAGGACAGTGGCTGATGGAGAGAGGACCAGATGGGCTGAACCTGAAAGGTTGAGGATGGAAGTCCCCATTGATAAGAAGATGAAAGATAAACAT ATTGACTGCCTGACTATACAGAATCATCAGTCCTTGTCATTTCTGTACTGGAATAGCTCACGGCGTGACACTCAACCCAACAAATACACATTGTGTATGACTCCGAT GTTGATAAAGTTACCTTACTACGTTGGTAATGACCTCAGTTTGGGGGAATTCCTGAATCAAATGTGCTTCAG GTCGGAGCCTTGTTTAAACTGTCACCAAGATGTATTCAGCCATCAAGCACACTTTGTTCACTATAGTGATTGCTTGAGGATAAGTGTGTTCAGACTGCCTACTGTTATCCCGGGCAGTAATGACATCATTTATAACTGGTACAAGTGTAAGAAATGTCAACAG CATACTCCTCACATGGAGCTAACTAAAGGGGCACTAAGTTACTCATTTGCTAAGTTCCTTGAGATGAAGTTTTATGATCACATTTATGTACCTCGACGTACAAGCAGCTCCCAGTTCTGTTGTCAGCATCCTCTGGGGAAAACACACATTCACTGCTTCTGCCAGAATGACATTGTTGCTGTTTTTGA GTTGGCTGCTACTAATCACTGCAGTACTTACAG TTTAGTTCCTATTAACCTCCTGGAGATAATAATGCCCCCAAAAGTGATCACCATTTTGAAGCACACTAGTCAGAAACACAACGACTGGTCTGCAGATATCAAGTTTGTGTCAAGAGT TGTGGAGGGTGTATTTCATCGGATAAAGGAACGTCTTGTTATATACGGTAATGACCCTTCCCTCTTGGAAGTTAAGGATGACTATATTGCTATTAAACTGAAG GTAGAACGCAAGGACTATCGTGGCAAGCTAAAGCATCTGAGAGAGTTAGCAGTGTTGGGTGGCTTCTTCCCTACATCAACACTGCTATTGGATGACCACCAGACAGAATATGATAGCTATGAGGTGCTGATGCAGCTGCAAGATAAGATGTTTATGTTGAAGAGGAGCCTTATGAACACAGTGGGAACATGGAATAAAGA GTTGAATATTCTACATGACTTTATCCATGATCCTCCTGCCCCACGAAGCTCAAAACCCAACTCACCTAGAAGCTTTCCAGTCAATGTG GAAAGTGACAAGTCAGAAGTAATGAATGTTGAAGGGTCTGGTGATGTACCCACAGTAGCTGTCAAGCAGCAGTCAGTGAGGTCATCTCTAGTTGATGCTTTCTATTCTCAGCAAAGTAGTCACCAGTCATCACCCTTGACAATAGACACTGTTAACAGCAGAATCCCTGGTAATGGCAATATCCTGAATGACTTGTCTCAGTATAGTAATGCTATGGTAGTTGGCAGTGAGACAATTGTCAATGAAAACAAACAACTTTTAGGACACAAGAGATCTCGATCCAGTACACTGGACATGCCCAACCTAcatcaacagcagcagcagtgggTTGATGTTATCAAGCACAGAAGAAGTAAATCCTTTGATGTCAATTTGAATGTTGCTGTGAAGGAGCCAGATCAGGTGATCTCGTCCCCTCAGGGAAATGGTGAAGGGGAAGGACCACAGGATGAGGTTGATGGTCCACAACAGGAGCACATGTTGTTAGAAGATGATCATGAAGTGGATTTCTCTGCTATGTTCAGCAAATGGAAAG GCAAGGAAAATGATGATCCTTCCAACTATTACCTCATCACTGAAGCACAAGGAAGCAGCAGTGGTAGTCTGCAGCAACTATCAACTAAACC TTGTAAGCTGTTGTCTAAAGGATCATCATCTAATTTTCCATCGTTAACTGACAAGAAACATGCTTCGCAGCAGTCTAAATCCTTAG ATCCAGACACTCCGGACAGTAAACTTAAACTATTGGATTGTGTGACAGTGTTCTCAAAAGCTCTTAAGTTTCAGCCACTCCCTCCTCCATT TAAACTCAATGAGCACCACACACTGAGAGGGGGTTTGAAAATCCCAGTGGCAATTTATGAAAAGGAGCCTTCATCAGTGATAGCATTTACACTAAGCTCAAGGGAATATGCCTGTGAACTTGCTAAGCGAAATACCCAGGATACAGGAAAAAAGAGGTCCTGTACTGAAGCTAAGATCAGTGAAGAAACAGTGGCAACTTTGTTGCCTATGGAAACAGCGGCAATGATGACTAATGATGATGTTGACCCTGGTG AAACCTCTCTCAAGTGGAACATGAAGGAACAACAACACTCTCATGATCATTTGAAGGGCAATGTGCAGAAGGAACATATCATATTGG AGTTTTCAGATTATGCAACAAAATTTAGCTGCAAAGTGTATTTTGCTGAGGAATTTCGACAACTGCGAGAATTGGTGTTTCCTTATGGAGAGGAGCGATTTATTAGATCATTAGCTCGTTGTGTCAAGTGGCAGGCCAAGGGTGGAAAATCTGGATCTTCTTTTTGTAAAGTTGTCG ATGATCGATTTATTCTGAAACAAATGAAAAGACCCGAAGTAGATTCTTTTGTAGAATTTGCTAATGATTACTTCAAGCATCTTAGGAGAGCACTGGATGAAAGT AGACCTACTGCATTAGCTAAAATAGTGGGCATGTATTGGATATCATTCAACAACTCTCAAACTAATGATTCTATGGAAGGAGACTTTTTAGTTATTGAAAACCTTTTGTATGGCCACAAATGTTCCAAG GTATTTGATTTGAAGGGCTCAGTT